Proteins from a single region of Apium graveolens cultivar Ventura chromosome 7, ASM990537v1, whole genome shotgun sequence:
- the LOC141671350 gene encoding uncharacterized protein LOC141671350, producing MERSHHAPPICVKTLRTQQKQRHQLPLDCFLPALASIIRLVSVVTDADEPSSRIEMYSVNQDSWLDAATSSPFPYFTTQPNCSVIVKGIPYWSRNYQDFYYPYCEFQSNVIATVDPHTGLYKEISYPQIVTNENTTVHPFNFMDSLAVLIYENSNPKMFRVYALDEKSHGANWINLCTSAPTSLQSTNMCILRCFQDAGKIIVVGWNYDDRRRSFLYNLQTDSLCHTIGMDALRPRWDETYYHVESLVCLDGMEPIQREENINNNECSGLLCLGRDLGPLL from the exons ATGGAGCGCTCTCATCACGCACCCCCAATTTGCGTCAAAACACTTCGAACGCAACAAAAACAACGCCACCAGCTTCCTCTTGATTGCTTTTTGCCAGCGCTTGCGTC GATCATTAGGCTTGTTTCTGTTGTAACCGATGCTGATGAGCCCTCCTCTCGCATTGAGATGTACTCTGTTAACCAGGATTCTTGGTTAGACGCTGCTACCTCTTCTCCCTTTCCGTATTTTACCACCCAACCTAATTGTAGTGTTATTGTCAAGGGTATCCCATACTGGTCGAGGAATTACCAGGATTTTTATTATCCGTATTGTGAATTTCAAAGTAATGTTATTGCCACAGTTGATCCTCACACTGGCTTGTATAAGGAGATTTCGTATCCACAGATTGTCACCAATGAGAACACTACTGTGCATCCTTTTAATTTCATGGATTCACTTGCTGTCCTAATTTATGAGAATTCAAACCCAAAAATGTTTCGTGTTTATGCCCTGGATGAAAAGAGCCATGGTGCTAATTGGATTAATTTATGTACTTCTGCTCCAACTAGTTTGCAAAGTACAAATATGTGCATACTTCGGTGTTTTCAGGATGCCGGTAAGATTATAGTTGTTGGATGGAACTATGATGATCGTAGGCGCTCTTTCTTATATAACCTCCAAACTGATAGCCTTTGCCACACTATTGGAATGGATGCTTTAAGGCCACGCTGGGATGAAACCTATTACCATGTCGAGAGCCTTGTTTGTCTTGATGGAATGGAACCCATCCAGAGGGAGGAGAATATTAATAACAACGAATGCAGTGGTTTATTATGCCTAGGAAGAGATCTTGGACCACTGCTCTAG